One Mycolicibacterium goodii genomic region harbors:
- a CDS encoding GNAT family N-acetyltransferase: protein MSAHEIRVIDTEAELITAINVFRTAMVGFPQLTDLQPGQIHTLMEPGRTIGAFVDGQLVGTTDAQTSTLTLPGGKQLAHAAVTHVGVLPTFTRRGIATDLMRAQLQQIRDGGEAVATLRASEATIYERFGYGVASSTATIEVDVRRATLRSGVARGGPVRLVDVDTSWELLPQIYTANRPTRPGSIDRPAVWWHTRRLKAQATSAPNYVAVQGDPGSETGFVRYHAADTDGWFVSNQRTVVVDDLFAPTSEAYLALVRYLLELDLIDRVVFPALPVDDPMPMLLTDRRTARITGVRDETWLRIVDVAAALVARTYTGDDEVTLRIEDTLLPENSRTFRIAPDGATATDRPAQLVAGVEALGAVLLGGSSWRSLVLAGSVRADNTGAVDAADRLFAVPEAPYAGIVF, encoded by the coding sequence GTGAGCGCGCACGAGATCCGGGTGATCGACACCGAGGCCGAGCTGATCACCGCCATCAACGTGTTCCGCACGGCCATGGTCGGATTCCCGCAGCTGACCGATCTGCAGCCGGGCCAGATCCACACCCTCATGGAGCCGGGCCGCACGATCGGCGCCTTCGTCGACGGCCAACTCGTGGGCACCACCGATGCCCAGACCAGCACGCTCACACTGCCCGGCGGCAAACAACTCGCACATGCCGCGGTCACCCACGTCGGGGTGCTGCCGACGTTCACACGCCGCGGGATCGCGACCGATCTGATGCGCGCGCAACTGCAGCAGATCCGTGATGGCGGCGAGGCCGTTGCGACGCTGCGCGCATCGGAGGCCACGATCTACGAACGGTTCGGCTACGGCGTCGCCAGTTCGACGGCGACGATCGAGGTCGACGTCCGCCGCGCCACGCTGAGGTCCGGTGTCGCACGAGGTGGCCCGGTGCGCCTGGTCGACGTCGACACGTCGTGGGAGCTGCTGCCGCAGATCTACACCGCCAACCGGCCCACGCGTCCCGGATCCATCGACCGTCCCGCGGTGTGGTGGCATACCCGGCGACTCAAGGCGCAGGCCACGTCCGCGCCGAACTACGTTGCCGTGCAAGGTGACCCAGGTTCGGAAACCGGGTTCGTCCGTTACCACGCCGCCGACACCGACGGCTGGTTCGTCAGCAACCAGCGCACCGTCGTCGTCGACGACCTGTTCGCACCCACCTCCGAGGCGTACCTGGCCCTGGTGCGGTACCTGCTCGAGCTCGACCTGATCGATCGCGTGGTCTTTCCGGCGCTGCCCGTCGACGATCCGATGCCGATGTTGCTCACGGACCGTCGCACCGCGCGGATCACCGGTGTGCGCGACGAGACCTGGTTGCGCATCGTCGATGTCGCGGCGGCGCTGGTCGCCCGCACATACACCGGTGACGACGAGGTGACGCTGCGGATCGAGGACACGCTGCTGCCCGAGAACTCCCGCACGTTCCGGATCGCGCCCGACGGGGCGACGGCCACCGACCGGCCCGCACAACTCGTGGCCGGCGTCGAGGCGCTCGGGGCCGTGCTGCTGGGCGGATCATCGTGGCGCAGCCTCGTGTTGGCCGGATCCGTGCGGGCGGACAACACCGGTGCGGTGGACGCCGCCGACCGGTTGTTCGCGGTGCCGGAGGCGCCGTATGCCGGAATCGTGTTCTGA
- a CDS encoding glycoside hydrolase family 15 protein: MVLQQTEPTDGADRKTADGPLTVTAPVPYSAGPTLRNPFPPIADYGFLSDCENTCLISSAGSVEWLCVPRPDSPSVFGAILDRGAGHFRLGPYGVSVPAARRYLPGSLILETTWQTHTGWLIVRDALVMGPWHDIETRSRTHRRTPMDWDAEHILLRTVRCVSGTVELVMSCEPAFDYHRASAAWEYSGPAYGEAIARASRNPDSHPTLRLTTNLRIGIEGREARARTRLTEGDNVFVALSWSKHPAPQTYDEAADKMWKTSEAWRQWINVGDFPDHPWRSYLQRSALTLKGLTYSPTGALLAAPTTSLPETPQGERNWDYRYSWIRDSTFALWGLYTLGLDREADDFFSFIADVSGANNGERHPLQVMYAVGGERSLVEEELHHLSGYDNSRPVRIGNGAYNQRQHDIWGTMLDSVYLHAKSREQIPDALWPVLKNQVEEAIKHWKEPDRGIWEVRGEPQHFTSSKIMCWVALDRGSKLAELQGEKSYAQQWRAIAEEIKADVLAKGVDKRGVLTQRYGDDALDASLLLAVLTRFLPADDPRVRATVLAIADELTEEGLVLRYRVEETDDGLSGEEGTFTICSFWLVSALVEIGEVSRAKHLCERLLSFASPLHLYAEEIEPRTGRHLGNFPQAFTHLALINAVVHVIRAEEEADSSGVFVPANAPM; the protein is encoded by the coding sequence ATGGTTCTGCAACAGACCGAGCCCACCGATGGTGCGGACAGGAAGACGGCCGACGGCCCGCTGACTGTCACTGCTCCGGTGCCTTACTCCGCGGGCCCGACGCTGCGGAATCCGTTTCCGCCGATCGCCGACTACGGCTTTCTCTCCGACTGCGAGAACACCTGCCTGATCAGCTCGGCCGGATCGGTCGAATGGCTGTGTGTTCCCCGGCCGGACTCCCCCAGCGTCTTCGGCGCCATCCTGGACCGCGGCGCCGGCCATTTCCGCCTCGGTCCTTACGGCGTGAGCGTCCCCGCGGCCCGGCGTTATCTCCCCGGCAGCCTCATCCTGGAGACCACGTGGCAGACACACACGGGTTGGCTGATCGTGCGCGACGCGCTGGTCATGGGGCCGTGGCATGACATCGAGACGCGGTCGCGGACCCATCGCCGCACCCCGATGGACTGGGACGCCGAGCACATCCTGCTGCGCACCGTGCGGTGCGTGAGCGGGACCGTCGAGCTCGTCATGAGCTGCGAACCGGCGTTCGACTACCACCGGGCCAGCGCGGCGTGGGAGTACTCGGGCCCGGCGTACGGCGAGGCGATCGCCCGTGCGAGCCGCAACCCAGATTCCCACCCGACCCTGCGTCTCACCACGAACCTGCGCATCGGCATCGAGGGCCGCGAGGCGAGGGCCCGTACCCGGCTCACCGAGGGCGACAATGTGTTCGTGGCCCTGAGTTGGTCCAAGCATCCGGCGCCACAGACCTACGATGAGGCCGCCGACAAGATGTGGAAGACCAGCGAGGCGTGGCGCCAGTGGATCAACGTCGGAGACTTCCCCGACCATCCGTGGCGGTCGTACCTGCAGCGCAGCGCGCTGACGCTCAAGGGCCTGACCTACTCCCCGACCGGGGCGCTGCTCGCCGCACCGACCACGTCCCTGCCGGAGACACCTCAGGGCGAACGCAACTGGGACTACCGGTACTCCTGGATCCGCGACTCGACGTTCGCATTGTGGGGCCTGTACACCCTGGGTCTCGACCGCGAGGCCGACGACTTCTTCTCGTTCATCGCCGACGTGTCGGGCGCCAACAACGGCGAACGCCATCCGCTGCAGGTGATGTACGCCGTCGGCGGTGAACGCAGCCTGGTCGAGGAAGAGCTGCACCACTTGTCGGGTTACGACAACTCGCGGCCCGTGCGCATCGGCAACGGTGCGTACAACCAACGCCAGCACGACATCTGGGGCACGATGCTGGACTCGGTGTACCTGCACGCCAAGTCGCGCGAGCAGATTCCCGACGCGCTGTGGCCGGTGCTCAAGAACCAGGTTGAGGAAGCCATCAAGCACTGGAAGGAACCCGATCGCGGTATCTGGGAGGTGCGCGGCGAACCGCAGCACTTCACCTCAAGCAAGATCATGTGCTGGGTTGCGCTGGACCGCGGCTCCAAGCTCGCGGAATTGCAGGGCGAGAAGAGCTACGCGCAGCAGTGGCGCGCGATCGCCGAGGAGATCAAGGCCGACGTGCTGGCCAAGGGCGTCGACAAGCGCGGCGTGCTGACGCAGCGCTACGGCGACGACGCACTCGACGCCTCACTGCTGCTGGCGGTGCTGACCCGGTTCCTCCCCGCCGACGATCCGCGCGTGCGCGCGACCGTGCTGGCGATCGCCGACGAGCTCACCGAGGAAGGGCTCGTGCTGCGGTACCGCGTGGAAGAGACCGACGACGGCCTGTCGGGCGAAGAGGGCACGTTCACGATCTGTTCGTTCTGGCTCGTGTCGGCGCTCGTGGAGATCGGTGAGGTCAGCCGTGCCAAGCACCTGTGTGAACGCCTGCTGTCGTTCGCGAGCCCACTGCACCTGTACGCCGAGGAGATCGAGCCGAGGACCGGCAGGCATCTGGGCAACTTCCCGCAGGCGTTCACCCACCTGGCGTTGATCAACGCGGTGGTGCACGTCATCCGGGCCGAGGAGGAAGCCGACAGCTCCGGGGTGTTCGTCCCCGCGAACGCCCCGATGTAG
- a CDS encoding Ms4533A family Cys-rich leader peptide, translating to MHAAASATGSHIVVLPAAGFRVVADAHCCR from the coding sequence ATGCACGCGGCCGCCAGCGCTACGGGAAGCCACATCGTGGTGCTTCCTGCTGCCGGTTTCCGCGTTGTCGCCGATGCTCACTGTTGTCGCTGA
- a CDS encoding sulfate ABC transporter substrate-binding protein has translation MLAAVGVLAVGCGGGASDVAGGDGGDDAAADTTLTLVAYAVPEPGWSKIIPAFTATEEGKGVAVRTSYGASGDQSRAVVDGKPADIVNFSVEPDITRLVKAGKVAEDWNAGVTKGTPFGSVVSLVVRQGNPKGIKDWDDLLQPGLEVVTPSPLSSGSAKWNLLAPYAAKSNGGQNPDAGIDFVNKLVTEHVKTRPGSGREATDVFLQGTGDVLISYENEAIYVERQGKPVEHVNPPQTFKIENPVAVVNTTAHAEAANALKNFLFTPEGQKIWAEAGFRPVDPAVAEEFTADFPTPEKLWTIDDLGGWDAVDPALFDKDNGTITKIYKQATG, from the coding sequence GTGCTCGCCGCCGTCGGCGTCCTTGCCGTTGGCTGCGGCGGCGGCGCGAGTGACGTCGCGGGCGGCGACGGCGGTGACGACGCGGCAGCCGACACGACGCTGACACTGGTCGCCTACGCGGTGCCCGAACCGGGCTGGAGCAAGATCATCCCGGCGTTCACCGCCACCGAGGAAGGCAAGGGCGTCGCCGTGCGCACGTCCTACGGCGCCTCTGGCGACCAGTCGCGCGCCGTCGTCGACGGCAAGCCGGCCGACATCGTGAACTTCTCGGTCGAGCCCGACATCACGCGGCTGGTCAAGGCGGGCAAGGTCGCCGAGGACTGGAACGCCGGCGTCACCAAGGGCACGCCGTTCGGCTCGGTGGTTTCGCTGGTGGTACGCCAGGGCAACCCGAAGGGCATCAAGGACTGGGACGACTTGCTGCAGCCTGGACTCGAGGTGGTCACCCCGAGCCCGCTGAGTTCGGGTTCGGCCAAGTGGAACCTCTTGGCGCCGTACGCCGCGAAGAGCAACGGCGGCCAGAATCCCGATGCGGGCATCGACTTCGTCAACAAGCTGGTCACCGAGCACGTCAAGACCCGTCCGGGATCGGGCCGTGAGGCCACCGACGTGTTCCTGCAGGGCACCGGCGACGTACTGATCAGCTACGAGAACGAGGCGATCTACGTCGAGCGCCAGGGTAAGCCCGTCGAGCACGTCAACCCGCCGCAGACCTTCAAGATCGAGAACCCCGTCGCGGTCGTCAACACCACGGCGCACGCGGAGGCGGCCAACGCGCTGAAGAACTTCCTGTTCACCCCGGAGGGCCAGAAGATCTGGGCCGAGGCAGGCTTCCGACCCGTCGACCCGGCCGTCGCCGAGGAGTTCACCGCGGACTTCCCGACGCCCGAGAAGCTGTGGACGATCGACGACCTCGGCGGCTGGGACGCGGTCGATCCGGCGCTGTTCGACAAGGACAACGGCACCATCACGAAGATCTACAAGCAGGCGACTGGATGA
- the cysT gene encoding sulfate ABC transporter permease subunit CysT, with the protein MTAPAEASTTAPGVSAPGARRGRYGSTSLRVGAASIWLSVIVLLPLAAILWQAAGGGWDAFWRAVTSNAAVDSFQVTLTISAGVTLVNTVFGLLVAWVLTRDEFAGKRIVDSVIDLPFALPTIVASLVMLALYGPASPVDLHLQHTKWGVGIALLFVTLPFVVRSVQPVLLELDREVEEAAASLGANNRTIFLRVILPALLPALLSGAGLAFSRAIGEFGSVVLIGGAVPGRTEVSSQWIRTLIENDDRTGAAAISIVLLVISFAVLFVLRAVGSRAAKREELQG; encoded by the coding sequence ATGACCGCACCCGCGGAGGCGTCGACGACTGCGCCGGGGGTTTCCGCTCCCGGCGCGCGTCGTGGGCGCTACGGCAGTACCTCGCTGCGCGTCGGGGCGGCGTCGATCTGGCTGAGCGTCATCGTGCTCCTGCCGCTGGCGGCGATCCTGTGGCAGGCCGCGGGCGGCGGCTGGGACGCCTTCTGGCGGGCGGTCACCTCCAACGCGGCGGTGGACAGCTTCCAGGTGACCCTGACGATCTCGGCCGGCGTCACGCTCGTGAACACGGTGTTCGGCCTGCTGGTCGCGTGGGTGCTGACCCGCGACGAGTTCGCGGGCAAGCGCATCGTCGACTCGGTCATCGATCTGCCGTTCGCACTGCCGACGATCGTGGCCAGCCTGGTGATGCTGGCCCTGTACGGCCCTGCCAGCCCGGTCGACCTGCATCTGCAGCACACCAAGTGGGGTGTCGGCATCGCACTGCTGTTCGTGACGCTGCCGTTCGTGGTGCGCTCGGTTCAGCCCGTGCTGCTCGAACTCGACCGTGAGGTCGAGGAGGCCGCGGCGTCCCTTGGCGCCAACAACCGCACCATCTTCCTGCGGGTGATCCTGCCCGCTCTGCTGCCCGCCCTGTTGTCGGGGGCCGGCCTCGCATTCTCCCGTGCGATCGGTGAATTCGGATCCGTGGTGCTGATCGGCGGCGCGGTGCCCGGCAGGACCGAGGTGTCGTCGCAGTGGATCCGCACCCTCATCGAGAACGACGACCGCACCGGTGCCGCGGCGATCTCGATTGTGCTGCTGGTCATCTCGTTCGCGGTGTTGTTCGTGCTGCGGGCCGTGGGCTCGCGCGCCGCCAAACGTGAGGAGCTCCAGGGATGA